One window of Artemia franciscana chromosome 16, ASM3288406v1, whole genome shotgun sequence genomic DNA carries:
- the LOC136037327 gene encoding very long chain fatty acid elongase 7-like isoform X1 yields the protein MYFVNNDIERNNFRLFTNVLPFVVFLASRFCQICRKSRIFCKTRDIHVQSKMDYTLDHEDDWLNITHNESRPSYDEFDEDWQRYKGSALVPLHPLVQDWPLVGNYHYNIMLVIGYLAIVKYFGPKFMQDRKPFELRGILQLYNICQILFSSYLFWALLSNGLLSGYSLKCEPMDYSVRGLPIARASWLYYISKHTEFFDTFFFVLRKKTNQITLLHLVHHAGMPIIVGFGMRTTPGGQGTFFGVLNSLVHVVMYTYYFLAALGPSVQKYLWWKSYITQMQLIQFVIVFFHAAQVFIYKDCDFPKVIAGVLCSFSFLMLIMFSQFYITMYLRNRSAKANKLK from the exons AtgtattttgtaaataatgaCATAGAAAGAAACAATTTCCGACTTTTCACCAACGTATTGCcttttgtcgtttttttagCATCCAGGTTTTGCCAGATATGTCGTAAGTCAAGGATTTTCTGCAAAACAAGGGATATACACG TTCAAAGCAAAATGGATTACACGTTGGACCACGAGGATGACTGGCTTAACATAACACACAACGAAAGCAGGCCTTCATACGATGAGTTCGATGAAGATTGGCAAAGATATAAAGGATCTGCGCTAGTTCCGCTCC ATCCCTTGGTGCAAGACTGGCCCCTAGTTGGAAATTATCATTACAATATAATGCTAGTAATTGGATATTTGGCGATTGTGAAGTATTTTGGGCCAAAGTTTATGCAAGATAGAAAGCCTTTTGAACTCCGAGGAATTCTTCAACTTTATAATATTTGTCAAATCTTATTCAGCTCATATCTTTTCTGGGCG ttattaagcAATGGATTGTTGAGTGGTTATAGCCTGAAATGTGAACCCATGGATTATTCAGTTCGAGGCCTCCCCATTGCTCGCGCATCTTGGCTTTACTACATCTCCAAGCACACCGAATtctttgatacattttttttcgttcttagaaagaaaacaaatcaaatcaCCCTACTCCACCTTGTTCACCACGCCGGCATGCCAATAATTGTTGGATTTGGTATGAGGACAACCCCGGGAGGTCAAGGGaccttttttggtgttttaaatagCCTAGTTCACGTTGTTATGTATACTTACTATTTTCTGGCTGCACTAGGTCCATCTGTGCAGAAGTATTTATGGTGGAAAAGCTACATAACACAAATGCAGCTCATACAATTCGTCATTGTGTTCTTTCATGCTGCGCAAGTTTTTATCTACAAGGATTGTGACTTTCCCAAGGTCATTGCTGGTGTGTTAtgtagtttttcatttttaatgttgattATGTTTTCGCAGTTTTATATCACAATGTACTTAAGAAATCGGAGCGCTAAAGCTAATAAGTTGAAGTAA
- the LOC136037327 gene encoding very long chain fatty acid elongase AAEL008004-like isoform X2: MDYTLDHEDDWLNITHNESRPSYDEFDEDWQRYKGSALVPLHPLVQDWPLVGNYHYNIMLVIGYLAIVKYFGPKFMQDRKPFELRGILQLYNICQILFSSYLFWALLSNGLLSGYSLKCEPMDYSVRGLPIARASWLYYISKHTEFFDTFFFVLRKKTNQITLLHLVHHAGMPIIVGFGMRTTPGGQGTFFGVLNSLVHVVMYTYYFLAALGPSVQKYLWWKSYITQMQLIQFVIVFFHAAQVFIYKDCDFPKVIAGVLCSFSFLMLIMFSQFYITMYLRNRSAKANKLK, translated from the exons ATGGATTACACGTTGGACCACGAGGATGACTGGCTTAACATAACACACAACGAAAGCAGGCCTTCATACGATGAGTTCGATGAAGATTGGCAAAGATATAAAGGATCTGCGCTAGTTCCGCTCC ATCCCTTGGTGCAAGACTGGCCCCTAGTTGGAAATTATCATTACAATATAATGCTAGTAATTGGATATTTGGCGATTGTGAAGTATTTTGGGCCAAAGTTTATGCAAGATAGAAAGCCTTTTGAACTCCGAGGAATTCTTCAACTTTATAATATTTGTCAAATCTTATTCAGCTCATATCTTTTCTGGGCG ttattaagcAATGGATTGTTGAGTGGTTATAGCCTGAAATGTGAACCCATGGATTATTCAGTTCGAGGCCTCCCCATTGCTCGCGCATCTTGGCTTTACTACATCTCCAAGCACACCGAATtctttgatacattttttttcgttcttagaaagaaaacaaatcaaatcaCCCTACTCCACCTTGTTCACCACGCCGGCATGCCAATAATTGTTGGATTTGGTATGAGGACAACCCCGGGAGGTCAAGGGaccttttttggtgttttaaatagCCTAGTTCACGTTGTTATGTATACTTACTATTTTCTGGCTGCACTAGGTCCATCTGTGCAGAAGTATTTATGGTGGAAAAGCTACATAACACAAATGCAGCTCATACAATTCGTCATTGTGTTCTTTCATGCTGCGCAAGTTTTTATCTACAAGGATTGTGACTTTCCCAAGGTCATTGCTGGTGTGTTAtgtagtttttcatttttaatgttgattATGTTTTCGCAGTTTTATATCACAATGTACTTAAGAAATCGGAGCGCTAAAGCTAATAAGTTGAAGTAA